One Glycine max cultivar Williams 82 chromosome 3, Glycine_max_v4.0, whole genome shotgun sequence DNA window includes the following coding sequences:
- the LOC102662326 gene encoding protein MAIN-LIKE 1-like — translation MTGAADAVHTEGVATDGSLGSPAVDEGFPSGPRDPSVLTGFAEHVTHNIWSGQERPDLKLVSHGRKVDKIGRPAPEIEGMIAATGLSPLIRCSVITTDPGLISAFIERWHCETSTFHLPVGELTITLDDVASLLHVPITSALHKFESLVTSDAIGLLTKLLEVSHKEATAET, via the exons ATGACAGGCGCCGCCGATGCTGTTCACACAGAGGGAGTGGCTACTGATGGGAGCTTGGGGTCACCTGCTGTAGATGAGGGATTCCCCAGTGGGCCACGCGACCCATCGGTTTTGACCGGTTTTGCTGAGCATGTCACACACAACATCTGGAGTGGACAG GAACGACCCGATCTGAAGTTGGTCTCCCATGGTAGAAAAGTAGATAAAATTGGGAGACCAGCGCCTGAGATCGAAGGCATGATTGCTGCCACCGGATTGAGTCCACTGATCAGGTGTTCTGTTATCACCACTGATCCTGGACTCATATCCGCCTTCATCGAGAGGTGGCATTGCGAGACTAGCACGTTCCACCTGCCAGTAGGCGAGTTGACGATCACGTTGGATGACGTGGCGTCACTCCTACACGTTCCCATCACTAGCGCGCTGCATAAGTTCGAGTCGCTGGTTACTTCAGACGCAATTGGTCTACTGACGAAGCTTCTTGAGGTCAGTCATAAGGAGGCTACAGCTGAGACCTAA